In Nitrosospira briensis C-128, a genomic segment contains:
- a CDS encoding VOC family protein: MTILDKNEAKNMLEHIYYHIGIVARDYQEAAEHYSKVLDVKFTEPAESVLYIENPDTQQAETIKVAAMYSRNRPPYVELLQANGNGIFSEKNTGQILYFGIWESDIEGKIEELKQQGIGIDALLHSEPGKRAHAIITAPDKMGVRIEYVSTLLRPVIDAWVLTGKYPGRQH; encoded by the coding sequence ATGACCATTCTTGATAAAAATGAGGCGAAAAATATGTTGGAGCACATCTACTACCATATCGGCATAGTCGCTCGTGATTATCAGGAAGCCGCTGAGCACTACTCGAAAGTGCTGGACGTGAAATTTACCGAACCCGCAGAGAGTGTCCTATATATCGAAAATCCAGATACGCAGCAGGCCGAAACCATAAAAGTGGCCGCGATGTACTCCCGGAACCGACCACCCTATGTGGAGCTGCTTCAAGCCAACGGTAACGGAATATTTTCGGAAAAAAATACTGGGCAAATTCTCTACTTTGGCATCTGGGAATCAGATATAGAAGGCAAGATAGAAGAATTAAAGCAGCAAGGTATCGGCATTGATGCGCTTCTGCATTCGGAGCCTGGGAAGCGCGCTCACGCGATTATTACCGCACCCGACAAGATGGGTGTGCGTATCGAATATGTAAGCACGTTATTGCGACCCGTTATCGACGCGTGGGTGCTCACCGGCAAGTATCCGGGCCGGCAGCATTAA
- a CDS encoding class I SAM-dependent methyltransferase, producing MTSAEPTTIFTHSWSLYDLLTEHNYMFHREIYSGVVDLLALRSDKEHYRLLDLGCGNARYLAPCLKRSPPALYEGVDLSEAALAEAREYLAELTGQVILTHGDLLEAVESTGKTWDILFTGFAIHHLMPDEKARFFRAAGRCLSENGWLILVDVVREENQDRKSYLDGYLKFMREKWTHVPQDQLEEACTHVHDHDYPECLSTLQEMAGAAGLNSTQLISRHAQHYTLLFSRSAPAKG from the coding sequence ATGACTTCTGCCGAACCCACCACCATCTTCACGCACTCCTGGTCGCTCTATGACCTGCTCACGGAACACAACTATATGTTTCACCGTGAGATATATAGCGGTGTCGTGGATCTTCTGGCGCTGCGAAGCGATAAGGAACATTATCGTCTGTTGGATCTGGGCTGCGGCAACGCACGCTATTTGGCACCCTGCCTGAAGCGATCACCCCCTGCGTTGTATGAAGGGGTGGATTTATCCGAGGCGGCACTGGCAGAGGCGCGCGAGTACCTTGCGGAATTGACCGGCCAGGTCATTTTGACCCATGGAGATCTTCTGGAAGCGGTAGAGTCGACAGGAAAAACCTGGGACATCCTCTTCACGGGATTTGCGATTCATCACCTGATGCCCGATGAGAAGGCACGTTTTTTCCGCGCGGCCGGGCGCTGCCTTTCTGAAAACGGCTGGCTGATCCTAGTGGATGTCGTGCGCGAGGAAAATCAGGACCGGAAAAGCTATCTGGACGGCTATCTGAAATTCATGCGCGAAAAATGGACGCACGTGCCGCAGGATCAGTTGGAGGAAGCCTGTACACATGTCCATGACCACGATTACCCCGAATGTCTTTCAACCTTGCAGGAAATGGCCGGTGCAGCGGGTTTGAACTCCACCCAGCTGATCAGCCGCCACGCGCAGCACTACACGCTTCTGTTCTCACGGTCTGCTCCGGCCAAAGGCTGA
- a CDS encoding bile acid:sodium symporter family protein, with the protein MLQRLTLLFPVWMVLSGAIALCWPTWLVAMNQGSVMVLVLAFIMLCMGLTLTLEDFRRIARMPRAVAIGFAAQYTIMPLLGWGVANALNLPPHFAVGLILVGCCPGGTASNLVSYIADADVALSVVMTVCSTLAAIVLTPLLTKFLAGTMVPVDTWLLFKQTLQVVIVPVVLGILLNRYVPRLVMRVMPVAPLLSVIGVCFICAVVFAANAEAILNHGLELILAVALLHGGGFLLGYSFAWMLGCERQTARTISIEVGMQNSGLAIVLAKQAFPLLPLAPVVGAISAVMHSLLGSLLAVLWRTRSLELKTELIQTASVSDRSNI; encoded by the coding sequence ATGCTCCAGAGACTGACCCTTCTATTCCCGGTCTGGATGGTTCTCTCCGGGGCAATCGCCCTGTGCTGGCCGACATGGCTGGTGGCCATGAATCAGGGATCGGTGATGGTGCTGGTCCTTGCCTTCATCATGCTGTGCATGGGGCTGACGCTGACTCTCGAGGATTTTCGCAGGATTGCCCGCATGCCGAGGGCGGTGGCAATCGGTTTTGCGGCCCAGTATACAATCATGCCTTTGTTGGGCTGGGGAGTGGCCAATGCACTGAACCTGCCGCCGCACTTTGCCGTAGGCTTGATCCTGGTGGGCTGCTGCCCCGGTGGTACGGCTTCAAACCTGGTGAGCTATATCGCAGATGCGGATGTAGCACTTTCAGTGGTAATGACGGTCTGCTCCACTCTGGCGGCTATCGTCTTGACACCGTTGCTGACCAAATTCCTTGCGGGAACCATGGTCCCGGTAGATACCTGGCTATTGTTCAAGCAAACCCTGCAAGTCGTGATTGTCCCCGTGGTGCTGGGCATCCTGCTCAACCGCTACGTTCCGCGCCTGGTCATGCGCGTGATGCCGGTGGCACCGCTGTTGTCAGTGATAGGGGTATGCTTCATCTGTGCCGTGGTGTTTGCCGCCAATGCCGAAGCCATACTGAACCATGGCCTTGAACTGATTCTCGCCGTTGCGCTGCTACATGGAGGAGGTTTCCTGCTTGGCTACAGTTTCGCGTGGATGCTGGGCTGCGAGCGCCAGACCGCCCGCACAATTTCCATCGAGGTCGGCATGCAAAACTCCGGGCTTGCCATTGTGCTGGCCAAGCAGGCCTTCCCGTTGCTGCCGCTGGCGCCTGTTGTCGGTGCTATTTCAGCGGTAATGCATTCTTTGCTGGGTAGTCTGCTGGCAGTGTTGTGGCGCACGCGCTCATTGGAACTCAAGACCGAGCTAATCCAGACTGCTTCTGTATCGGATCGAAGCAATATCTAG
- the trbK gene encoding entry exclusion lipoprotein TrbK, producing MSFKHIVFIITLSAALVSCGGGAPEVNSTNCSGTGMQSVLTTFESEAERQAFVDKCQSLAGK from the coding sequence ATGAGTTTCAAACATATTGTATTTATTATTACCCTTAGTGCCGCATTGGTTAGCTGTGGTGGCGGAGCTCCCGAAGTAAATTCAACGAATTGTTCCGGCACAGGAATGCAGTCGGTGCTTACCACTTTCGAAAGCGAAGCTGAGCGGCAAGCTTTTGTTGATAAATGCCAATCTCTTGCAGGAAAATAA